The Terriglobia bacterium sequence CCTGAGCATTAAGCGGTCGTTTCGAAAAAGCGCTCACCTTGACCACGATGGGGTAACCTACGGCGACATCGGCGATCTCCTTTTCAGGAACCGGCATATCGAGGATCACAAGCCTGACATCCACAACCTGGCAGAAGAGATTCCCCTTTTCGATATATGCGCCGAGCTTGTTCTTCAGATACGGAGTCGATACCACACCGTCGATGGAGCTTCGGATCTTCAGATGTTCGAGCTGCTGTTCCAGGATGCTCAGTTTTTCCTCGAGTCTGGCCACATCAGCCTCGACCGCCTGGATCGACTCTTTTCGCGAGCCGGCCAGAAGGATCTTGAGTTCACTATTCGCTTCTGCAAGCGCCTTCGTCCGGAGGAGCCTGTCTCTATCTGTGCGCTCTTCGAGGACTTTGAGCTGGCCTTTCGCCTCGGCGAGTTCTTTTTGTGCCACCGCAAAAGCAGTCTGATTGCGCTCCAGTTCGTTTTTGGCAATCAGACCTCCCAAGAAGAGTGACTGGCTGCGCTCAAAAATGCTTTGCGCATTTTGCAGCTCCGCTTCCTTCTTGGCCACGGTGTCGAGCAGCAGTCTGCGCTCCTCGTCCACCCGCCCGGCATTCTCGAGATCGGTTCTTCGGGTCTCAACCGCCCGCTGTGCGCGTTCGATCTCCTCCGGACTTTTGCCGGCTTTGAGGAGATTCAGAGAAGCCCTGCTTGACGCAAGCTGTCCCCGGGTCTCCTCGTATGCGTTGCTCAACACCAGATTCTGGATCTCGGCGAGCACGTCTCCTTTTTTAACTTGACTCCCTTCATCGACATAAATCGACCTGAGCGTTCCCTCAACATCCGGGTTTATGCCCACGGTCTTGCCTGGCAGTATCACGAAATCTCCTGTGACTTTGAGCTCCCACGGGAAAAAGCCCGCAGCCAGGACGATGGCTGCGCCGATCAGCAGGTAGGGAGCCTTCCGAATCCTGGTGCCCACCCCGCCCGCCAGCTTGCCCGCGGCCGCGATATTTTCCCTGCTGGTTACCGGGACCACCATCAGACAAACCACTGAAAACAGGAGAATCCCCCATGTCTGATATTGACCCACCATCCAGGCGCCCAGGCGTCCGAGTAAGATCAGAAGCAATCCCGCGGAAAAGGCAAAGGAGGAGACTCCGTAGAGAACGAAAATGCGCCGCTCCCGCGCGGTCAAAAAGGGGCTGCGTCTCCCCGTGCCGATCAACAGGTAGCTCAGCCTGCGTTTCAGGTAACCGAACGACTTCTGCCTCAGATTGGGCACTTCCAGATAGTCGCTCAGCAGGTAATAGCCGTCCAACCGCAAGAGAGGATTGAAATTAAACAGGGTCTGGATTCCGGAAAAGGCAATCGTGATCAGGCAGATGCGGCTTCCGAGTGTCTCAGGCGACAATAATCGCCACGCGATCGTGGCCCACGACCAGAGAACCAGCTGGATAAATCCGCCTGCGCATGACACCAGCATTCTTTCTCTCTTCTTGAGCAACCAGGCGTCACTTACATTGCAGTAGAAGCCGGGGATGAGGTAGAGAACCAGCAAGCCCATTTCTTCCACCTTTCCGCCGAAATGCTTGAGCGTCAGGGCGTGCCCGAACTCGTGGATGGTCATCACGGTGAATGCGACCATCAGAATCAACGGAATGGAGTAGAGCGTGAATATCTGCGGCAGGGTGAAGACAAGCTGGTCCCAATTCACGAGGGAAAGGATTGCGCCCGCGGCGATCGACGCCCATCCCAGCACCTGGAACCCCGGACCGAAGAAGAAGCGGCCCAGCCTGGCCTCCATGCGCGTCAGCAACCGGTCTGGATTGGATGCGTGGATCTTGATCGACAGTACGCTGTCGAGCAGGCGGTGCCTGCGTTTTGACAGCTTTTCGAGGCGGGACCACGAGGACGCATTGTCCAGCAACAGCAAATCCTGGAGCTTGTCAATGAAGTCCTCAACCTGACTCGTTTCCACTTTGACCTGGCACTGCTCGGATGCTGCTCCGGCCACCGCTCCCGCATTATGCAGGCCGTCGAGCCGGGCAAGCACGGTCGCTTGCACCCAGGTGAAACGGTAGAAGCGTCTCGAAAGCGGATCCTTCACTACGACAGGAGAGTGCGGATCGGAGGTCTCCGGTCGGATCTCGAGATCGGAACGCAGCTTTGCGCGGGTGTCGGCCAAATCAAACCTCAGCGGATCAATACAGGCGACCACGGCGATCATGACGGCTTCGGAGTGGCATGATATCGGCAGGAGGCTGCAAATGCAACAGTATTGAAAGTTGCAGGAACCCTGAGAGGAATACCGCCGGGAATTCCGGGACCTAGACGGTGAAGGCCCAGGTTTCAAGACACCCCCTTGCACTTTGATCTCTAAGCTCTGAGCGCACTCTGCATTGAGATTTTCCGGATGCAGCTGCGCGGTGTCCCGTTCTTGAGGGTTGAATTCGTACCCCAGTCTCTGAATCGCGGCGGATGACGTTTTTCTCGAATTGACTGCCTTGCGGCACCGCGTATATAATCGCGCGTTCTGACACCTACACGCAGAGAACTCACAAGGAGATGTCATGATCAGAAAAACTATTTACGTCCTAGCACTCATACTCGTGGTTCTTGCGCTGGGGGCATGCGGGCAGAAGCAAGAGGCCCAGCCTCAGGCTCAGCAGGCAGCAGCAGTCCCAGAAAAACCGAAAGTTATTCCAGGCGAGATGGTGCTGATTCCGGCAGGAGAATACACGATAGGGACGAATGAAAAAGATCCCGGCGACCCTGCAAAGAAAGATTTCACAAACGCCTATCCCGAACACAAGGTGAAGCTGCCTGCATTCTGGATCGACAAATACGAAACAACGGGCAAGGAGTACCTGGAATTTTCCATCAAGACTTCTTACGTAGTCGAGGGCCAGGAAGAGGGTAAGACCTGGAGAACGTTTTTCTCTCTCGAAAAACCCAACGTTCCAGTCACGTACATCACCTGGAAGGATGCCAACGAATACTGCAAAGCACAGGGCAAACGGCTGCCGACGGAAGAGGAATGGGAGGCAGCGGCACGTGGACCCAATGGATACCGCTACCCATGGGGCAACGAATGGGACGCCACCAAGGCTAACACCGCGGACGCAGGCTACCGCGTCCCGGTGGACATAGGTCAGTTCGACGATGTCAGCCCATTTGGCGTTCATGACATGTACGGCAACGTCCAGGAATGGGCATCGGATTCGTACAAGCCCTACAAAGGAAATCCGAAGGCCGGCGGGCTGGAGTTCAATTCCGGCTACAAGGTTCTCCGGGGTTTGGGCTCCCGCTACACCGGTACCAAGTCGTCAGGTCTCTGGGCGCGAACGGCCTATCTGCCGAACTACCTCGCTGACTTTGGTTGCCGCTGCGCCAAGTCCGCCACTCCGGAAGAGGCGGCCAAGGCTGTGCCGGCCAAGTAGCCTCGCTCACGTCGCGCGGCTCAGAGCACTCTGAGGATGAAGCATTTCAGATAATGCGTTTCAGGCATTCCGAGAAGGATGGGGTGGTCTGTACCTTGCGCGCGCCGCTCCAACACTTGAACGCGACGGTGAGCATCCTGGGATGCCTGGTGCAGCAATTCCGAGAAATCTGCCTCGGATAGGTGGTAAGAACAGCTCGAGGTTACCAGAATCCCTTCCGGTGCGAGCAGCTTCATGGCACGAAGATTGATTTCCTTGTAGCCCCCGCGGGCAGCGCGAAGAGCACTTCGGTTCTTGGCGAACGCAGGAGGATCGAGGCAGATGGTGTTGAATCTGTCGCCGGCCTTCTCCCGCTCCCGCAGGTAGTCGAAAACGTTGCCCTCCTGAAACTCGACGTTTTGCAGCCCATTGAGTTCGGCATTGCGTCGCGCCTGTGCCAGCGCCTCAGC is a genomic window containing:
- a CDS encoding efflux RND transporter periplasmic adaptor subunit, with protein sequence MIAVVACIDPLRFDLADTRAKLRSDLEIRPETSDPHSPVVVKDPLSRRFYRFTWVQATVLARLDGLHNAGAVAGAASEQCQVKVETSQVEDFIDKLQDLLLLDNASSWSRLEKLSKRRHRLLDSVLSIKIHASNPDRLLTRMEARLGRFFFGPGFQVLGWASIAAGAILSLVNWDQLVFTLPQIFTLYSIPLILMVAFTVMTIHEFGHALTLKHFGGKVEEMGLLVLYLIPGFYCNVSDAWLLKKRERMLVSCAGGFIQLVLWSWATIAWRLLSPETLGSRICLITIAFSGIQTLFNFNPLLRLDGYYLLSDYLEVPNLRQKSFGYLKRRLSYLLIGTGRRSPFLTARERRIFVLYGVSSFAFSAGLLLILLGRLGAWMVGQYQTWGILLFSVVCLMVVPVTSRENIAAAGKLAGGVGTRIRKAPYLLIGAAIVLAAGFFPWELKVTGDFVILPGKTVGINPDVEGTLRSIYVDEGSQVKKGDVLAEIQNLVLSNAYEETRGQLASSRASLNLLKAGKSPEEIERAQRAVETRRTDLENAGRVDEERRLLLDTVAKKEAELQNAQSIFERSQSLFLGGLIAKNELERNQTAFAVAQKELAEAKGQLKVLEERTDRDRLLRTKALAEANSELKILLAGSRKESIQAVEADVARLEEKLSILEQQLEHLKIRSSIDGVVSTPYLKNKLGAYIEKGNLFCQVVDVRLVILDMPVPEKEIADVAVGYPIVVKVSAFSKRPLNAQVKSISPIAVEGAQERKVVVRGELLNADGSLKAGMTGVGKILCGKRMIGELVTRRAIRWLRTEFWEYLP
- a CDS encoding formylglycine-generating enzyme family protein; this translates as MIRKTIYVLALILVVLALGACGQKQEAQPQAQQAAAVPEKPKVIPGEMVLIPAGEYTIGTNEKDPGDPAKKDFTNAYPEHKVKLPAFWIDKYETTGKEYLEFSIKTSYVVEGQEEGKTWRTFFSLEKPNVPVTYITWKDANEYCKAQGKRLPTEEEWEAAARGPNGYRYPWGNEWDATKANTADAGYRVPVDIGQFDDVSPFGVHDMYGNVQEWASDSYKPYKGNPKAGGLEFNSGYKVLRGLGSRYTGTKSSGLWARTAYLPNYLADFGCRCAKSATPEEAAKAVPAK